The proteins below are encoded in one region of Gopherus flavomarginatus isolate rGopFla2 chromosome 12, rGopFla2.mat.asm, whole genome shotgun sequence:
- the SLC39A7 gene encoding zinc transporter SLC39A7 isoform X2 → MVLPGQTQGRAGLCGPVAAMMVCAALIQITSSHEDLHHRHSHEDLHHGHSLAGHGHEDLYHGHSHEDLHHGHSHAGHGHEDLYHGHSHEDLHNGRSHAGHGHAEDLHHRHSTVGHSHEDLQHGHSHAHHSHLHRDFHGYGHSHKDFHGPSEADFSHQPKEVHVPHSAKGSPSHQQLPGKERQDLVKLWTHAIGATLLISAAPYFILFLIPVESNTSQHQALLRLLLSFASGGLLGDAFLHLIPHALVPHSHHTEGGHVHSHSPTVSAGHGHSHQGSPADDGCGALGAGWHCSLPGGGEVCETRERGTWPWAQPRRTEPCSEGEEQLWRGGQRAPGEEGRQAMKVSGYLNLAADLTHNFTDGLAIGASFLAGAGVGAVTTLTVLLHEVPHEVGDFAILVQSGCSKRKAMKLQLLTALGALAGTACSLLAEGIGEAATAWILPFTAGGFIYVGTVSVIPELLRDAAPLQSLLEVLGLVCGVAMMVLIAHYE, encoded by the exons ATGGTGCTGCCTGGACAGACGCAGGGCAGAGCGGGACTCTGTGGCCCAGTCGCCGCCATGATGGTTTGTGCAGCGCTGATACAGATTACTTCTTCACACGAGGATCTGCACCACAGGCATTCGCATGAGGATCTGCACCATGGGCACAGCCTTGCTGGGCACGGCCATGAGGATCTGTACCACGGGCATTCACACGAGGATCTGCACCATGGGCACAGCCATGCTGGGCACGGCCATGAGGATCTGTACCACGGGCATTCACACGAGGATCTGCACAATGGGCGCAGCCATGCTGGGCACGGCCATGCTGAGGATTTGCACCACAGGCACAGCACCGTTGGGCACAGCCACGAGGATCTGCAGCATGGGCACAGCCATGCTCACCACAGCCACTTGCACAGGGACTTCCACGGCTATGGGCATTCACACAAGGACTTCCACGGCCCCAGCGAGGCCGACTTTAGCCACCAGCCCAAGGAGGTCCATGTTCCGCACTCAGCTAAGGGGTCCCCGAGCCACCAGCAGTTGCCTGGGAAGGAGAGGCAGGACTTGGTCAAGCTATGGACACAC GCCATCGGAGCCACCTTGCTGATCAGCGCCGCCCCCtacttcatcctcttcctcatccctgTGGAATCAAACACTTCCCAGCACCAAGCCCTGCTCAGGTTGCTGCTCAGCTTTGCCTCGGGGGGACTCCTGGGGGACGCCTTCCTGCACCTCATCCCCCATGCTTTGG tgCCCCATTCCCATCACACGGAAGGCGGCCATGTCCATTCTCACTCCCCCACGGTGTCAGCTGGCCATGGTCACTCCCACCAAG GATCACCAGCGGATgatggctgtggggctctgggtgcTGGCTGGCATTGTAGCCTTCCTGGTGGTGGAGAAGTTTGTGAGACACGTGAAAGGGGGACATGGCCATGGGCACAGCCACGGCGGACAGAACCATG CTCCGAAGGCGAAGAGCAGCTCTGGCGAGGAGGACAACGGGCCCCAGGAGAGGAAGGCCGGCAAG CAATGAAGGTCTCTGGGTATCTGAACCTGGCGGCCGACCTGACGCACAACTTCACGGACGGGCTGGCGATCGGGGCGTCATTCCTggcgggggctggggtgggggctgtgaccACCCTCACCGTGCTGCTCCACGAGGTGCCCCACGAAGTGGGCGACTTCGCCATTCTCGTCCAGTCAGGCTGTAGCAAGCGCAAG GCGATGAAGCTGCAGCTGCTGACGGCGCTGGGCGCCCTGGCGGGCACGGCTTGCTCACTGCTGGCCGAGGGCATCGGGGAGGCAGCCACGGCCTGGATCCTGCCCTTCACGGCAGGCGGGTTCATCTACGTGGGCACCGTGTCAGTGATCCCGGAGCTGCTGCGGGATGCGGCGCCCCTGCAGTCCctgctggaggtgctggggctggTCTGCGGCGTCGCCATGATGGTGCTCATCGCGCACTACGAGTAG
- the SLC39A7 gene encoding zinc transporter SLC39A7 isoform X3, with protein MVLPGQTQGRAGLCGPVAAMMVCAALIQITSSHEDLHHRHSHEDLHHGHSLAGHGHEDLYHGHSHEDLHHGHSHAGHGHEDLYHGHSHEDLHNGRSHAGHGHAEDLHHRHSTVGHSHEDLQHGHSHAHHSHLHRDFHGYGHSHKDFHGPSEADFSHQPKEVHVPHSAKGSPSHQQLPGKERQDLVKLWTHAIGATLLISAAPYFILFLIPVESNTSQHQALLRLLLSFASGGLLGDAFLHLIPHALVPHSHHTEGGHVHSHSPTVSAGHGHSHQGQDHQRMMAVGLWVLAGIVAFLVVEKFVRHVKGGHGHGHSHGGQNHAMKVSGYLNLAADLTHNFTDGLAIGASFLAGAGVGAVTTLTVLLHEVPHEVGDFAILVQSGCSKRKAMKLQLLTALGALAGTACSLLAEGIGEAATAWILPFTAGGFIYVGTVSVIPELLRDAAPLQSLLEVLGLVCGVAMMVLIAHYE; from the exons ATGGTGCTGCCTGGACAGACGCAGGGCAGAGCGGGACTCTGTGGCCCAGTCGCCGCCATGATGGTTTGTGCAGCGCTGATACAGATTACTTCTTCACACGAGGATCTGCACCACAGGCATTCGCATGAGGATCTGCACCATGGGCACAGCCTTGCTGGGCACGGCCATGAGGATCTGTACCACGGGCATTCACACGAGGATCTGCACCATGGGCACAGCCATGCTGGGCACGGCCATGAGGATCTGTACCACGGGCATTCACACGAGGATCTGCACAATGGGCGCAGCCATGCTGGGCACGGCCATGCTGAGGATTTGCACCACAGGCACAGCACCGTTGGGCACAGCCACGAGGATCTGCAGCATGGGCACAGCCATGCTCACCACAGCCACTTGCACAGGGACTTCCACGGCTATGGGCATTCACACAAGGACTTCCACGGCCCCAGCGAGGCCGACTTTAGCCACCAGCCCAAGGAGGTCCATGTTCCGCACTCAGCTAAGGGGTCCCCGAGCCACCAGCAGTTGCCTGGGAAGGAGAGGCAGGACTTGGTCAAGCTATGGACACAC GCCATCGGAGCCACCTTGCTGATCAGCGCCGCCCCCtacttcatcctcttcctcatccctgTGGAATCAAACACTTCCCAGCACCAAGCCCTGCTCAGGTTGCTGCTCAGCTTTGCCTCGGGGGGACTCCTGGGGGACGCCTTCCTGCACCTCATCCCCCATGCTTTGG tgCCCCATTCCCATCACACGGAAGGCGGCCATGTCCATTCTCACTCCCCCACGGTGTCAGCTGGCCATGGTCACTCCCACCAAG GGCAGGATCACCAGCGGATgatggctgtggggctctgggtgcTGGCTGGCATTGTAGCCTTCCTGGTGGTGGAGAAGTTTGTGAGACACGTGAAAGGGGGACATGGCCATGGGCACAGCCACGGCGGACAGAACCATG CAATGAAGGTCTCTGGGTATCTGAACCTGGCGGCCGACCTGACGCACAACTTCACGGACGGGCTGGCGATCGGGGCGTCATTCCTggcgggggctggggtgggggctgtgaccACCCTCACCGTGCTGCTCCACGAGGTGCCCCACGAAGTGGGCGACTTCGCCATTCTCGTCCAGTCAGGCTGTAGCAAGCGCAAG GCGATGAAGCTGCAGCTGCTGACGGCGCTGGGCGCCCTGGCGGGCACGGCTTGCTCACTGCTGGCCGAGGGCATCGGGGAGGCAGCCACGGCCTGGATCCTGCCCTTCACGGCAGGCGGGTTCATCTACGTGGGCACCGTGTCAGTGATCCCGGAGCTGCTGCGGGATGCGGCGCCCCTGCAGTCCctgctggaggtgctggggctggTCTGCGGCGTCGCCATGATGGTGCTCATCGCGCACTACGAGTAG
- the SLC39A7 gene encoding zinc transporter SLC39A7 isoform X1 — protein MVLPGQTQGRAGLCGPVAAMMVCAALIQITSSHEDLHHRHSHEDLHHGHSLAGHGHEDLYHGHSHEDLHHGHSHAGHGHEDLYHGHSHEDLHNGRSHAGHGHAEDLHHRHSTVGHSHEDLQHGHSHAHHSHLHRDFHGYGHSHKDFHGPSEADFSHQPKEVHVPHSAKGSPSHQQLPGKERQDLVKLWTHAIGATLLISAAPYFILFLIPVESNTSQHQALLRLLLSFASGGLLGDAFLHLIPHALVPHSHHTEGGHVHSHSPTVSAGHGHSHQGQDHQRMMAVGLWVLAGIVAFLVVEKFVRHVKGGHGHGHSHGGQNHAPKAKSSSGEEDNGPQERKAGKVRAPDKAAPKKRGQESEERTQESTMKVSGYLNLAADLTHNFTDGLAIGASFLAGAGVGAVTTLTVLLHEVPHEVGDFAILVQSGCSKRKAMKLQLLTALGALAGTACSLLAEGIGEAATAWILPFTAGGFIYVGTVSVIPELLRDAAPLQSLLEVLGLVCGVAMMVLIAHYE, from the exons ATGGTGCTGCCTGGACAGACGCAGGGCAGAGCGGGACTCTGTGGCCCAGTCGCCGCCATGATGGTTTGTGCAGCGCTGATACAGATTACTTCTTCACACGAGGATCTGCACCACAGGCATTCGCATGAGGATCTGCACCATGGGCACAGCCTTGCTGGGCACGGCCATGAGGATCTGTACCACGGGCATTCACACGAGGATCTGCACCATGGGCACAGCCATGCTGGGCACGGCCATGAGGATCTGTACCACGGGCATTCACACGAGGATCTGCACAATGGGCGCAGCCATGCTGGGCACGGCCATGCTGAGGATTTGCACCACAGGCACAGCACCGTTGGGCACAGCCACGAGGATCTGCAGCATGGGCACAGCCATGCTCACCACAGCCACTTGCACAGGGACTTCCACGGCTATGGGCATTCACACAAGGACTTCCACGGCCCCAGCGAGGCCGACTTTAGCCACCAGCCCAAGGAGGTCCATGTTCCGCACTCAGCTAAGGGGTCCCCGAGCCACCAGCAGTTGCCTGGGAAGGAGAGGCAGGACTTGGTCAAGCTATGGACACAC GCCATCGGAGCCACCTTGCTGATCAGCGCCGCCCCCtacttcatcctcttcctcatccctgTGGAATCAAACACTTCCCAGCACCAAGCCCTGCTCAGGTTGCTGCTCAGCTTTGCCTCGGGGGGACTCCTGGGGGACGCCTTCCTGCACCTCATCCCCCATGCTTTGG tgCCCCATTCCCATCACACGGAAGGCGGCCATGTCCATTCTCACTCCCCCACGGTGTCAGCTGGCCATGGTCACTCCCACCAAG GGCAGGATCACCAGCGGATgatggctgtggggctctgggtgcTGGCTGGCATTGTAGCCTTCCTGGTGGTGGAGAAGTTTGTGAGACACGTGAAAGGGGGACATGGCCATGGGCACAGCCACGGCGGACAGAACCATG CTCCGAAGGCGAAGAGCAGCTCTGGCGAGGAGGACAACGGGCCCCAGGAGAGGAAGGCCGGCAAGGTGCGTGCCCCTGACAAGGCAGCCCCCAAAAAGAGGGGCCAGGAGTCAGAGGAACGGACTCAGGAGTCCA CAATGAAGGTCTCTGGGTATCTGAACCTGGCGGCCGACCTGACGCACAACTTCACGGACGGGCTGGCGATCGGGGCGTCATTCCTggcgggggctggggtgggggctgtgaccACCCTCACCGTGCTGCTCCACGAGGTGCCCCACGAAGTGGGCGACTTCGCCATTCTCGTCCAGTCAGGCTGTAGCAAGCGCAAG GCGATGAAGCTGCAGCTGCTGACGGCGCTGGGCGCCCTGGCGGGCACGGCTTGCTCACTGCTGGCCGAGGGCATCGGGGAGGCAGCCACGGCCTGGATCCTGCCCTTCACGGCAGGCGGGTTCATCTACGTGGGCACCGTGTCAGTGATCCCGGAGCTGCTGCGGGATGCGGCGCCCCTGCAGTCCctgctggaggtgctggggctggTCTGCGGCGTCGCCATGATGGTGCTCATCGCGCACTACGAGTAG